Within Nocardioides sp., the genomic segment CTCACGTCGGACTACGAGATCAAATTCCTGACCAAGAAGACCATCAAAGAGACGACGAGTGTCGACTGGATCCGAGTCTGGGCTCTGTGACGAGCCGGAGATTACCGACGACGAATTCGACCGTCTGGTCGACCTCGCGCTGGACTCCATCCCGGCTGAACTGGCCGCTCTGATCGACAACGTCGTGGTGATCGTCGAGGACGACGCCCCGCCTGACGACCCCCACCTGCTGGGTCGCTATGAGGGTGTCGCGCTCACGGAGCGTGCCGCGAATCATGCGGGCTATCTGCCGGATCGGATCGTGCTGTTTCGCCGGCCGCTGCGCGAATTCGCCCCGACCCGCGACGAGTTGGCGCGCGAGATCGAGATCACGGTCGTGCACGAGGTGGCTCACCATTTCGGCTTCGACGACGCGCGGATCCACGAACTGGGCTACGGCTAGGTCGCCGCTACCCCGACCACGAACCCGAGCGTCACCAAGAGCAGTGCGGTGGCCAGGGTCATGAGGGCGTACGCGCCCCCGGCCCTCGGCCCACCGTCGTGGACCTGCACCGCGAAGCTTCGAGAATGTGGTCAGCGCGCCACAGAAGCCGACGCCCAGCAGTGCGGCCGGATGGCCGTTCAAGCCGGCACCGCTCAGTGCTCCCAACGCCAAGCAGCCCGCTGAGTTGGCGGCATAGGTGCCCCACGGGTGAAGCGAGTCCCACCGCTGCGCCAACGCATAGCGGGTCGCGGCACCGAGGGCACCGCCGAGCGCCA encodes:
- a CDS encoding metallopeptidase family protein; translated protein: MSTGSESGLCDEPEITDDEFDRLVDLALDSIPAELAALIDNVVVIVEDDAPPDDPHLLGRYEGVALTERAANHAGYLPDRIVLFRRPLREFAPTRDELAREIEITVVHEVAHHFGFDDARIHELGYG